From Chryseobacterium joostei, the proteins below share one genomic window:
- a CDS encoding 1-acyl-sn-glycerol-3-phosphate acyltransferase, whose amino-acid sequence MSKFDEIRYFHDHEVNEALGSIARDPMMKALMNFTFPGVDEQVWLEQFKEVHSISDFQHHFVAHTIRQILAKSSEGLTTSGFDQLDKNTPYLFISNHRDIVLDTSLLNLVLLESGHIMTASAIGDNLVKRNFLNVLAKLNRNFLVQRGLSLRERLKSSQTMSEYIDQQLHHENRSVWIAQREGRTKNGNDATQQGVLKMLAMASGNQSLTDYFKTLKIVPISISYEYDPTDSLKMPQLLAQHREEEYIKGKNEDFMTMLSGILGQKKRIHIHAGDVIDKELDDIAANIDNKNKQLQAIAQVIDDSIIQNYKLWPTKYIAYDLIHNTDTYASHYTEQEKQLFIRRLEMRISSSDAISKEYFLTMYANPLINKRKLEEN is encoded by the coding sequence ATGTCAAAGTTTGATGAAATCCGGTATTTCCATGATCATGAAGTAAATGAAGCACTAGGAAGTATAGCCCGCGATCCCATGATGAAAGCGCTGATGAACTTTACTTTTCCAGGGGTAGACGAACAGGTTTGGCTGGAACAGTTCAAAGAGGTTCATTCTATCAGTGATTTTCAGCATCATTTTGTGGCGCACACTATCCGTCAGATCCTTGCCAAGAGCTCTGAGGGCTTAACGACTTCAGGTTTTGATCAACTTGACAAGAACACTCCTTACCTCTTTATCTCAAATCACAGAGATATTGTACTGGATACATCATTGCTTAATCTGGTTCTGCTGGAAAGCGGCCATATTATGACAGCTTCAGCTATTGGTGACAACCTTGTGAAAAGAAATTTTCTAAATGTACTGGCAAAGCTGAACCGTAATTTTTTAGTTCAAAGAGGATTATCTCTTCGTGAGCGGCTTAAAAGTTCACAAACCATGTCAGAGTACATTGATCAGCAATTACACCATGAAAACCGTTCTGTATGGATCGCCCAGCGTGAGGGCCGTACTAAAAACGGGAATGATGCTACCCAACAAGGGGTTTTAAAGATGCTGGCCATGGCATCCGGGAATCAATCATTGACCGATTATTTTAAGACATTGAAGATTGTTCCGATATCCATTTCCTATGAATATGATCCTACAGATTCCCTGAAAATGCCTCAACTTTTAGCACAACATAGGGAGGAGGAATACATTAAAGGTAAAAATGAGGATTTCATGACCATGCTTAGCGGAATATTAGGACAAAAGAAGCGAATTCATATTCATGCCGGTGATGTGATTGATAAGGAATTAGATGATATCGCAGCTAATATTGACAATAAAAACAAGCAGTTGCAGGCTATTGCACAGGTTATTGATGATTCAATTATACAGAACTATAAGCTTTGGCCTACAAAATATATAGCTTATGATCTGATTCATAATACGGATACCTATGCTTCTCACTATACAGAACAGGAAAAACAATTATTTATCCGAAGACTTGAGATGCGTATCTCTTCTTCTGATGCTATTTCTAAAGAGTATTTCCTTACCATGTATGCCAATCCACTGATTAATAAAAGAAAATTAGAAGAAAACTAG
- a CDS encoding coiled-coil domain-containing protein, with translation MNSTYFFSAFGTFGNPNGFRQSFFLGGNKAIAKEIRTFDLKTDAIKLFPQTSIYSIRKDYAGGSNLISYSVYTFAKEQNSDRGGTFIGSGLLFVGKVASESLIINTLNEFQDHLEKNNLSDSIITVNHSDQFSIHKPKDFDKIGFNVREIDDLSFTQGSNSYLVVYCETNPAQLQNFFSQAIELLNVYDTIYFTQSHEIGEFVRQKGIFRIVDANGFKKELENLHEERIREIKNAIADLEREKESLKDERTKLLEDLNRQIAQNERRHQENGAKIKESKSGIEVIRKEYDQYSGKIDEVIKSLTSDGKVETAKKRHQENKRSFAHIINQNKNIESLSTISSSIRPQGSSMETRPYGKDVAEFYSSSRNNGKKEFRPDGFKIATVILALLLVGVLILCCMWMPKEYSAVLTIP, from the coding sequence ATGAACAGTACTTATTTTTTCTCTGCCTTTGGTACATTTGGAAACCCGAATGGCTTCCGGCAATCCTTTTTTTTAGGTGGAAATAAGGCCATAGCCAAGGAAATCCGAACGTTTGACTTGAAGACGGATGCCATTAAACTATTTCCTCAAACCAGTATTTATTCCATACGGAAGGATTATGCCGGGGGAAGCAACCTTATCTCCTATTCGGTTTATACGTTTGCCAAGGAGCAGAACTCGGACAGAGGAGGCACATTTATAGGCTCCGGTTTGCTCTTTGTTGGAAAGGTGGCCTCAGAAAGTCTTATCATCAATACGTTGAATGAGTTTCAGGATCATCTTGAAAAAAATAATCTTTCAGACAGCATTATTACGGTCAATCATTCCGATCAGTTTTCCATCCATAAACCTAAGGATTTTGATAAGATAGGGTTCAATGTCCGTGAAATTGATGACCTTAGCTTTACCCAAGGCAGCAACAGCTACCTCGTTGTTTATTGTGAAACCAACCCGGCACAATTGCAAAATTTCTTTAGTCAGGCCATTGAACTTCTGAATGTATACGATACCATTTACTTTACCCAAAGCCATGAGATTGGAGAGTTTGTAAGGCAAAAGGGAATTTTCAGGATTGTAGATGCAAACGGTTTTAAAAAGGAATTGGAGAATCTTCATGAAGAGAGAATCCGAGAAATTAAAAACGCCATTGCAGATCTTGAAAGAGAAAAGGAAAGCTTAAAGGATGAAAGAACGAAACTGCTTGAAGATCTCAACAGGCAGATTGCACAGAATGAAAGACGACATCAGGAAAATGGTGCTAAAATAAAGGAATCCAAAAGCGGAATTGAGGTTATTAGAAAGGAATACGACCAGTATTCCGGAAAGATTGATGAAGTCATCAAAAGCCTTACCTCAGATGGAAAGGTAGAAACTGCAAAGAAACGACACCAGGAAAATAAAAGATCATTTGCCCATATCATCAATCAGAATAAAAATATAGAATCTCTCTCTACTATATCCTCCAGTATTAGGCCTCAGGGAAGTTCTATGGAAACACGACCTTACGGAAAGGATGTTGCAGAATTCTACAGCTCTAGCAGAAATAACGGAAAGAAAGAATTCAGGCCGGATGGTTTTAAGATCGCTACAGTGATATTAGCACTGCTATTGGTTGGCGTTCTCATCCTATGTTGCATGTGGATGCCGAAAGAATATTCTGCAGTACTTACAATCCCTTAA
- a CDS encoding serine hydrolase domain-containing protein, with protein sequence MFRSFLILSFSCLSLFCFSQKVKNLKKDIQQEVNQLDQIIKSAHEKGVFNGNVLVSKNNKIIYKASFGFTDAAKTNTLTDEYRFHLGSITKEFSAVALLQLEEQGKLKLSDHVSKFIPELPDWANEVTIKDLLQYTSGIPNVNWKTVKNDKDIFNGLMLANQLSFTPGTEYDYNINNLFLRQFIIEHVTGMPYKTYIKKFIFQPLKMNASIMTPIANEKKIAKGFNNQLVTDKEELPITGGTYTTTMDLLKWADGLHFQKVVNQNSIYELGQSFSIPDSQSALGNAKFEDKKLKEHFHDGRAGSFEATLFSDVENKITIILLSNSYSGKLPEISEAIYAVLKNKSPDYSQK encoded by the coding sequence ATGTTCAGATCTTTTTTAATTTTAAGTTTTTCATGCCTCAGTCTATTTTGCTTTAGTCAAAAAGTTAAGAATCTGAAAAAGGATATTCAACAAGAAGTAAATCAATTAGATCAAATAATAAAATCTGCTCATGAAAAGGGTGTGTTTAATGGGAATGTTTTGGTCTCCAAAAATAATAAGATCATTTATAAGGCTTCATTTGGATTTACCGATGCTGCAAAGACCAATACATTAACAGATGAATATAGATTTCATTTAGGTTCAATTACTAAGGAGTTTAGTGCTGTAGCCTTGCTTCAATTAGAAGAACAGGGAAAACTAAAGCTATCGGATCATGTTTCTAAGTTTATTCCTGAACTTCCTGATTGGGCCAATGAAGTCACCATTAAAGATCTATTGCAATATACAAGTGGAATCCCCAATGTAAACTGGAAGACTGTTAAAAATGATAAAGACATTTTCAACGGTCTAATGTTGGCTAATCAGTTATCTTTTACTCCGGGCACTGAGTATGATTATAACATTAACAATCTTTTTTTGAGACAGTTTATTATTGAGCATGTAACAGGTATGCCTTATAAAACCTATATCAAAAAGTTTATATTTCAGCCTTTGAAAATGAATGCTTCCATCATGACGCCCATTGCAAATGAAAAAAAAATAGCAAAAGGATTTAATAATCAATTAGTTACGGACAAAGAAGAATTACCTATTACCGGCGGTACTTATACTACCACTATGGATTTATTGAAATGGGCAGATGGTCTGCATTTCCAAAAAGTGGTCAACCAAAATTCAATATATGAATTGGGTCAAAGCTTTAGTATTCCGGATAGTCAATCAGCGTTGGGTAATGCAAAATTTGAGGATAAAAAATTGAAAGAACATTTCCACGATGGAAGAGCAGGCAGCTTTGAAGCCACTCTGTTTTCGGATGTTGAAAATAAGATAACAATCATTTTATTAAGCAATAGTTACAGTGGAAAACTTCCTGAGATCTCAGAGGCAATATATGCTGTTTTAAAAAATAAAAGCCCTGATTATTCACAAAAATAA